The Miscanthus floridulus cultivar M001 chromosome 7, ASM1932011v1, whole genome shotgun sequence genome includes a region encoding these proteins:
- the LOC136465036 gene encoding uncharacterized protein, whose protein sequence is MKGVHQFGVRGKLAPRYVGPYKILAWCGSVAYRIQLPDILSAVHNVFHVSQLKKCLRVPGEAMEIEGLPLQPDLSYIEYPVKILDEKERVTRNKVVKFYKVQWQNHSEDEATWEQESYISKHYPHLLSSSLR, encoded by the coding sequence ATGAAGGGTGTGCATCAGTTTGGTGTCCGTGGGAAATTAGCtcctcgctatgttggaccttacaagattttggcctggtgtggttctgttgcttatCGTATCCAGCTCCCAGATATCTTGTCAGCAGTccacaatgtcttccatgtttctcagctgaagaAATGTTTGCGAGTTCCTggtgaagctatggaaattgaaggacttcccctccagcctGACTTGTCCTATATCGAGTATCCcgtcaagatcttagatgaaaaagaaagagtgactagaaacaaggtggtgaagttctataaagttcagtggcaaaatcactcggaggatgaagcaacttgggagcaagaaagctatatctcaaagcattatccccatcttctttCTAGTTCATTGAGGTAA
- the LOC136462547 gene encoding receptor like protein 22-like isoform X3, translated as MMTTISMPSPSQMMEGCFKALAKSVPHLRVLSLGYCDLQGDISSLSRLKSLAVINLSGNSDITPGPFPEFLMNFPNLRVLQLSGINLQGWFPRGMFRSENLRVLDLSGNSNLSGHLPSFSNAASLETLWIDWTNITYVKSSYCSGFKALTELSIDGKIISTDFLYSFGMLASLRRLFVTQLDSPRQFESLFSWFGGIKNLRSLEFNSCDFSMTIPSSIGNLKNLTRLVISESNLTTQTLSSITNIMNLKFLKIECYDGFFAIPSAIGNMTNLERLHILSCWSSRPIGPIPHEVGALKKLESLVLRSMGLSGRIPSTIANLTQLTELQLGGNYLSGEIPTSLFTLPALGYLDLSANQLSGPINEFDAASSCLKNVYLKMNNLTGQIPRSLLVLPNLKDLEIDGNNLMGSVDLASLWGKNLTSLFLSYNKLTVIEGEGINNSLSTYPYQLVKLGLASCNMIKIPKLIMHAKHMILLDLSSNKISGDIPSWIWNYDLMVIKLSHNMFTGMKLNSYVIPFSNTLGYFNLSSNRLQGLIPLPSSSAEILDYSNNSFSSLLPNFTLYLSSTVYLKLSHNNINGYLPDSICHSPLGLLDLSYNNFSGLLPRCLMENSLSIINLRENQFKGMLPSNIPNGCPVQTIDLNGNKIEGQLPRTLNNCTDLEVLDLGRNEIADTFPSWLGGLLNLRVLVLRSNKFHGSIGHLEDEKYREHFSSLQIIDLASNNFSGKLHPQWFENLKSMRQDNNSGDIIYHPNISSELYQDSITISYKGFTMTFERILTTLTAIDISDNALEGNIPTLIGNLLSLHVLNMSHNAFTGQIPPQLGSITALESLDLSSNMLSGEIPQELTDLTFLSTLNLSNNQLDGRIPQSHQFDTFQESSFDGNAGLCGPPLSKKCGPSDIPSETHLKNSSHGVDVVLFLFVGVGFGVGFAAAILLKLDYWISRWFHIFRILC; from the exons ATGATGACTACGATATCGATGCCATCTCCGTCGCAGATGATGG AAGGTTGCTTCAAAGCTCTAGCTAAATCTGTGCCACATCTGCGGGTTCTTAGCTTGGGGTACTGTGACCTCCAAGGTGATATCAGCTCTCTCTCAAGGTTGAAGTCTCTAGCCGTGATCAACCTCAGCGGCAATTCTGATATCACCCCCGGTCCATTTCCTGAGTTTCTCATGAATTTTCCCAACTTAAGAGTGCTCCAACTATCTGGTATTAATCTTCAAGGGTGGTTTCCTCGAGGAATGTTTCGATCAGAAAATCTAAGGGTGCTCGACTTGTCCGGGAATTCAAATCTGTCTGGCCACCTGCCAAGCTTTTCTAATGCCGCTTCTTTAGAAACACTATGGATAGACTGGACCAACATTACCTATGTTAAATCAAGCTATTGTAGTGGTTTCAAAGCATTAACAGAATTGTCTATTGATGGAAAAATTATTTCCACGGATTTCCTCTATTCATTTGGTATGCTTGCATCCTTGCGCAGATTATTCGTGACACAACTAGATTCACCAAGACAATTTGAATCACTCTTTTCTTGGTTTGGAGGCATCAAGAACCTGAGAAGCTTGGAGTTCAACTCCTGCGACTTCTCCATGACAATACCTTCATCCATTGGAAATCTCAAAAACTTAACACGTTTAGTCATTTCTGAGAGCAACCTCACAACACAAacattatcatcaattaccaatatTATGAACCTAAAATTTCTCAAAATCGAGTGCTATGATGGCTTCTTTGCTATTCCATCTGCTATTGGGAATATGACTAACTTGGAAAGATTGCACATCCTGAGTTGTTGGAGTTCTCGGCCAATAGGCCCAATACCACATGAAGTTGGCGCACTGAAGAAGCTGGAATCACTTGTACTACGTTCTATGGGTCTTTCTGGCAGAATACCAAGTACAATTGCTAATTTGACTCAACTGACTGAGCTGCAGCTTGGAGGAAATTATCTCAGCG GAGAAATCCCAACATCTCTTTTCACTCTTCCAGCTCTAGGCTACTTAGATCTTTCAGCAAACCAACTTTCTGGTCCCATAAATGAATTCGATGCTGCATCTTCATGCTTGAAGAATGTATACTTGAAAATGAATAATCTGACAGGGCAAATCCCCCGGTCATTGTTGGTACTCCCAAATTTGAAGGATCTCGAAATTGATGGCAACAACTTAATGGGCTCAGTGGATCTTGCGTCACTATGGGGGAAGAACCTCACTTCTTTATTTCTATCATACAATAAGCTGACTGTAATAGAAGGGGAAGGTATTAATAATTCTTTATCCACCTATCCCTATCAGCTTGTGAAGCTAGGTCTTGCTAGTTGCaatatgataaaaataccaaagtTAATAATGCATGCCAAGCACATGATTCTTCTAGACCTTTCAAGTAATAAAATCAGCGGGGATATACCAAGTTGGATATGGAATTATGACCTCATGGTGATAAAGCTTTCACACAACATGTTCACTGGCATGAAACTCAATTCATATGTTATCCCATTCAGTAATACCTTGGGCTATTTCAATCTTAGCTCCAACAGACTTCAAGGACTGATTCCTTTGCCAAGTTCATCAGCTGAAATATTGGATTATTCAAATAATAGTTTCTCCTCCCTTCTTCCAAACTTCACATTATACCTTAGCTCCACTGTGTATCTTAAGTTGTCACACAATAATATAAATGGTTATTTACCAGATTCAATTTGTCATTCACCTTTGGGACTCCTCGACTTGTCGTATAACAACTTTAGCGGACTATTACCACGATGCTTGATGGAAAATAGTCTGAGCATAATAAATTTGAGGGAGAATCAATTCAAAGGGATGCTACCTTCCAATATTCCAAATGGATGTCCTGTCCAGACAATAGATTTGAATGGCAATAAGATTGAAGGTCAGCTTCCAAGGACACTCAATAATTGCACTGACTTAGAGGTCCTTGACCTCGGAAGGAATGAAATAGCAGATACTTTTCCATCCTGGCTAGGGGGGCTTTTGAATCTTCGTGTACTTGTCTTGAGATCCAACAAGTTCCATGGTTCAATAGGTCATCTTGAAGATGAAAAATATAGAGAACACTTCTCAAGCTTGCAAATCATTGATCTGGCCTCAAACAATTTCTCTGGAAAATTGCATCCACAATGGTTTGAAAATTTGAAATCAATGAGGCAGGATAACAATAGTGGAGATATCATATATCATCCAAACATATCATCGGAACTTTACCAAGACTCTATCACAATATCATACAAAGGGTTCACCATGACCTTTGAAAGGATCTTAACTACCTTAACTGCAATAGACATATCAGACAATGCACTGGAAGGAAATATTCCTACTTTGATTGGAAATCTGCTTTCACTGCATGTACTAAACATGTCTCATAATGCCTTCACTGGACAAATTCCACCCCAACTTGGTAGCATAACTGCTCTGGAGTCCCTGGACCTGTCTTCCAACATGCTATCAGGTGAGATTCCGCAAGAGTTAACTGATCTCACTTTCCTTAGCACCTTGAATTTGAGCAATAACCAATTGGATGGAAGAATACCACAATCACATCAATTCGACACGTTCCAAGAGAGTTCATTTGATGGCAATGCAGGACTCTGTGGACCCCCTCTATCCAAAAAATGTGGCCCTTCGGATATTCCAAGTGAAACACATCTGAAAAACTCCTCTCATGGTGTCGATGTTGTTTTGTTTCTCTTTGTTGGTGTGGGCTTTGGAGTGGGATTTGCAGCAGCTATTCTATTGAAACTGGATTATTGGATCAGCAGGTGGTTCCATATTTTCAGGATTCTATGTTGA
- the LOC136462547 gene encoding receptor like protein 22-like isoform X2 — protein sequence MASSCIGWTPLLLCLVQLLHFHTHAASASGVHPHGHANLTRHHSAPWLCRPDQANTLLTLKQSFSFHPNGRFPRDLESTTTLPSWKPGTDCCLWEGVGCSNSSSGHHVVTALDLSGFRLNSDGIHPVLFNLTSLRMLDLSMNNFRGYDIPSVGFERLSSLTHLNLSTSAISGQVPIGISKLTNLVSLDISDRSIDIEDAEDDDYDIDAISVADDGYGLSVPYFHNIVANLSNLRELYLDYVSINSSAEGCFKALAKSVPHLRVLSLGYCDLQGDISSLSRLKSLAVINLSGNSDITPGPFPEFLMNFPNLRVLQLSGINLQGWFPRGMFRSENLRVLDLSGNSNLSGHLPSFSNAASLETLWIDWTNITYVKSSYCSGFKALTELSIDGKIISTDFLYSFGMLASLRRLFVTQLDSPRQFESLFSWFGGIKNLRSLEFNSCDFSMTIPSSIGNLKNLTRLVISESNLTTQTLSSITNIMNLKFLKIECYDGFFAIPSAIGNMTNLERLHILSCWSSRPIGPIPHEVGALKKLESLVLRSMGLSGRIPSTIANLTQLTELQLGGNYLSGEIPTSLFTLPALGYLDLSANQLSGPINEFDAASSCLKNVYLKMNNLTGQIPRSLLVLPNLKDLEIDGNNLMGSVDLASLWGKNLTSLFLSYNKLTVIEGEGINNSLSTYPYQLVKLGLASCNMIKIPKLIMHAKHMILLDLSSNKISGDIPSWIWNYDLMVIKLSHNMFTGMKLNSYVIPFSNTLGYFNLSSNRLQGLIPLPSSSAEILDYSNNSFSSLLPNFTLYLSSTVYLKLSHNNINGYLPDSICHSPLGLLDLSYNNFSGLLPRCLMENSLSIINLRENQFKGMLPSNIPNGCPVQTIDLNGNKIEGQLPRTLNNCTDLEVLDLGRNEIADTFPSWLGGLLNLRVLVLRSNKFHGSIGHLEDEKYREHFSSLQIIDLASNNFSGKLHPQWFENLKSMRQDNNSGDIIYHPNISSELYQDSITISYKGFTMTFERILTTLTAIDISDNALEGNIPTLIGNLLSLHVLNMSHNAFTGQIPPQLGSITALESLDLSSNMLSGLCGPPLSKKCGPSDIPSETHLKNSSHGVDVVLFLFVGVGFGVGFAAAILLKLDYWISRWFHIFRILC from the exons ATGGCTTCCAGTTGCATTGGTTGGACGCCATTGCTGCTCTGTCTCGTACAGCTCCTCCACTTCCACACAcatgccgcctccgcctccggtgTCCATCCTCACGGGCATGCCAACCTCACTCGCCACCACTCTGCTCCTTGGCTATGCCGTCCAGATCAGGCAAACACTCTGCTTACACTCAAGCAGTCTTTCAGCTTCCACCCAAACGGAAGGTTCCCACGCGACTTGGAGTCCACCACCACTCTTCCGTCGTGGAAACCTGGCACGGACTGCTGTCTCTGGGAGGGCGTTGGCTGCAGCAACTCCTCCTCAGGCCATCATGTCGTCACAGCTCTCGACCTCAGTGGGTTTCGATTGAACAGTGATGGAATTCACCCCGTGCTGTTTAATCTCACCTCCCTCAGGATGCTCGACCTGAGCATGAACAATTTTAGGGGATACGACATCCCATCAGTTGGTTTCGAGAGACTCAGTTCGCTTACCCACCTCAACCTCTCCACTTCAGCAATCAGCGGTCAGGTACCTATTGGCATTAGCAAACTCACAAACCTTGTCTCCTTGGATATTTCCGATCGTTCTATTGATATTGAAGACGCGGAAGATGATGACTACGATATCGATGCCATCTCCGTCGCAGATGATGGGTATGGCCTCTCAGTACCCTATTTCCACAACATAGTGGCAAATCTAAGCAATTTGAGAGAGCTTTACCTTGATTATGTGAGTATAAATTCGTCTGCAGAAGGTTGCTTCAAAGCTCTAGCTAAATCTGTGCCACATCTGCGGGTTCTTAGCTTGGGGTACTGTGACCTCCAAGGTGATATCAGCTCTCTCTCAAGGTTGAAGTCTCTAGCCGTGATCAACCTCAGCGGCAATTCTGATATCACCCCCGGTCCATTTCCTGAGTTTCTCATGAATTTTCCCAACTTAAGAGTGCTCCAACTATCTGGTATTAATCTTCAAGGGTGGTTTCCTCGAGGAATGTTTCGATCAGAAAATCTAAGGGTGCTCGACTTGTCCGGGAATTCAAATCTGTCTGGCCACCTGCCAAGCTTTTCTAATGCCGCTTCTTTAGAAACACTATGGATAGACTGGACCAACATTACCTATGTTAAATCAAGCTATTGTAGTGGTTTCAAAGCATTAACAGAATTGTCTATTGATGGAAAAATTATTTCCACGGATTTCCTCTATTCATTTGGTATGCTTGCATCCTTGCGCAGATTATTCGTGACACAACTAGATTCACCAAGACAATTTGAATCACTCTTTTCTTGGTTTGGAGGCATCAAGAACCTGAGAAGCTTGGAGTTCAACTCCTGCGACTTCTCCATGACAATACCTTCATCCATTGGAAATCTCAAAAACTTAACACGTTTAGTCATTTCTGAGAGCAACCTCACAACACAAacattatcatcaattaccaatatTATGAACCTAAAATTTCTCAAAATCGAGTGCTATGATGGCTTCTTTGCTATTCCATCTGCTATTGGGAATATGACTAACTTGGAAAGATTGCACATCCTGAGTTGTTGGAGTTCTCGGCCAATAGGCCCAATACCACATGAAGTTGGCGCACTGAAGAAGCTGGAATCACTTGTACTACGTTCTATGGGTCTTTCTGGCAGAATACCAAGTACAATTGCTAATTTGACTCAACTGACTGAGCTGCAGCTTGGAGGAAATTATCTCAGCG GAGAAATCCCAACATCTCTTTTCACTCTTCCAGCTCTAGGCTACTTAGATCTTTCAGCAAACCAACTTTCTGGTCCCATAAATGAATTCGATGCTGCATCTTCATGCTTGAAGAATGTATACTTGAAAATGAATAATCTGACAGGGCAAATCCCCCGGTCATTGTTGGTACTCCCAAATTTGAAGGATCTCGAAATTGATGGCAACAACTTAATGGGCTCAGTGGATCTTGCGTCACTATGGGGGAAGAACCTCACTTCTTTATTTCTATCATACAATAAGCTGACTGTAATAGAAGGGGAAGGTATTAATAATTCTTTATCCACCTATCCCTATCAGCTTGTGAAGCTAGGTCTTGCTAGTTGCaatatgataaaaataccaaagtTAATAATGCATGCCAAGCACATGATTCTTCTAGACCTTTCAAGTAATAAAATCAGCGGGGATATACCAAGTTGGATATGGAATTATGACCTCATGGTGATAAAGCTTTCACACAACATGTTCACTGGCATGAAACTCAATTCATATGTTATCCCATTCAGTAATACCTTGGGCTATTTCAATCTTAGCTCCAACAGACTTCAAGGACTGATTCCTTTGCCAAGTTCATCAGCTGAAATATTGGATTATTCAAATAATAGTTTCTCCTCCCTTCTTCCAAACTTCACATTATACCTTAGCTCCACTGTGTATCTTAAGTTGTCACACAATAATATAAATGGTTATTTACCAGATTCAATTTGTCATTCACCTTTGGGACTCCTCGACTTGTCGTATAACAACTTTAGCGGACTATTACCACGATGCTTGATGGAAAATAGTCTGAGCATAATAAATTTGAGGGAGAATCAATTCAAAGGGATGCTACCTTCCAATATTCCAAATGGATGTCCTGTCCAGACAATAGATTTGAATGGCAATAAGATTGAAGGTCAGCTTCCAAGGACACTCAATAATTGCACTGACTTAGAGGTCCTTGACCTCGGAAGGAATGAAATAGCAGATACTTTTCCATCCTGGCTAGGGGGGCTTTTGAATCTTCGTGTACTTGTCTTGAGATCCAACAAGTTCCATGGTTCAATAGGTCATCTTGAAGATGAAAAATATAGAGAACACTTCTCAAGCTTGCAAATCATTGATCTGGCCTCAAACAATTTCTCTGGAAAATTGCATCCACAATGGTTTGAAAATTTGAAATCAATGAGGCAGGATAACAATAGTGGAGATATCATATATCATCCAAACATATCATCGGAACTTTACCAAGACTCTATCACAATATCATACAAAGGGTTCACCATGACCTTTGAAAGGATCTTAACTACCTTAACTGCAATAGACATATCAGACAATGCACTGGAAGGAAATATTCCTACTTTGATTGGAAATCTGCTTTCACTGCATGTACTAAACATGTCTCATAATGCCTTCACTGGACAAATTCCACCCCAACTTGGTAGCATAACTGCTCTGGAGTCCCTGGACCTGTCTTCCAACATGCTATCAG GACTCTGTGGACCCCCTCTATCCAAAAAATGTGGCCCTTCGGATATTCCAAGTGAAACACATCTGAAAAACTCCTCTCATGGTGTCGATGTTGTTTTGTTTCTCTTTGTTGGTGTGGGCTTTGGAGTGGGATTTGCAGCAGCTATTCTATTGAAACTGGATTATTGGATCAGCAGGTGGTTCCATATTTTCAGGATTCTATGTTGA
- the LOC136462547 gene encoding receptor like protein 22-like isoform X1, with protein sequence MASSCIGWTPLLLCLVQLLHFHTHAASASGVHPHGHANLTRHHSAPWLCRPDQANTLLTLKQSFSFHPNGRFPRDLESTTTLPSWKPGTDCCLWEGVGCSNSSSGHHVVTALDLSGFRLNSDGIHPVLFNLTSLRMLDLSMNNFRGYDIPSVGFERLSSLTHLNLSTSAISGQVPIGISKLTNLVSLDISDRSIDIEDAEDDDYDIDAISVADDGYGLSVPYFHNIVANLSNLRELYLDYVSINSSAEGCFKALAKSVPHLRVLSLGYCDLQGDISSLSRLKSLAVINLSGNSDITPGPFPEFLMNFPNLRVLQLSGINLQGWFPRGMFRSENLRVLDLSGNSNLSGHLPSFSNAASLETLWIDWTNITYVKSSYCSGFKALTELSIDGKIISTDFLYSFGMLASLRRLFVTQLDSPRQFESLFSWFGGIKNLRSLEFNSCDFSMTIPSSIGNLKNLTRLVISESNLTTQTLSSITNIMNLKFLKIECYDGFFAIPSAIGNMTNLERLHILSCWSSRPIGPIPHEVGALKKLESLVLRSMGLSGRIPSTIANLTQLTELQLGGNYLSGEIPTSLFTLPALGYLDLSANQLSGPINEFDAASSCLKNVYLKMNNLTGQIPRSLLVLPNLKDLEIDGNNLMGSVDLASLWGKNLTSLFLSYNKLTVIEGEGINNSLSTYPYQLVKLGLASCNMIKIPKLIMHAKHMILLDLSSNKISGDIPSWIWNYDLMVIKLSHNMFTGMKLNSYVIPFSNTLGYFNLSSNRLQGLIPLPSSSAEILDYSNNSFSSLLPNFTLYLSSTVYLKLSHNNINGYLPDSICHSPLGLLDLSYNNFSGLLPRCLMENSLSIINLRENQFKGMLPSNIPNGCPVQTIDLNGNKIEGQLPRTLNNCTDLEVLDLGRNEIADTFPSWLGGLLNLRVLVLRSNKFHGSIGHLEDEKYREHFSSLQIIDLASNNFSGKLHPQWFENLKSMRQDNNSGDIIYHPNISSELYQDSITISYKGFTMTFERILTTLTAIDISDNALEGNIPTLIGNLLSLHVLNMSHNAFTGQIPPQLGSITALESLDLSSNMLSGEIPQELTDLTFLSTLNLSNNQLDGRIPQSHQFDTFQESSFDGNAGLCGPPLSKKCGPSDIPSETHLKNSSHGVDVVLFLFVGVGFGVGFAAAILLKLDYWISRWFHIFRILC encoded by the exons ATGGCTTCCAGTTGCATTGGTTGGACGCCATTGCTGCTCTGTCTCGTACAGCTCCTCCACTTCCACACAcatgccgcctccgcctccggtgTCCATCCTCACGGGCATGCCAACCTCACTCGCCACCACTCTGCTCCTTGGCTATGCCGTCCAGATCAGGCAAACACTCTGCTTACACTCAAGCAGTCTTTCAGCTTCCACCCAAACGGAAGGTTCCCACGCGACTTGGAGTCCACCACCACTCTTCCGTCGTGGAAACCTGGCACGGACTGCTGTCTCTGGGAGGGCGTTGGCTGCAGCAACTCCTCCTCAGGCCATCATGTCGTCACAGCTCTCGACCTCAGTGGGTTTCGATTGAACAGTGATGGAATTCACCCCGTGCTGTTTAATCTCACCTCCCTCAGGATGCTCGACCTGAGCATGAACAATTTTAGGGGATACGACATCCCATCAGTTGGTTTCGAGAGACTCAGTTCGCTTACCCACCTCAACCTCTCCACTTCAGCAATCAGCGGTCAGGTACCTATTGGCATTAGCAAACTCACAAACCTTGTCTCCTTGGATATTTCCGATCGTTCTATTGATATTGAAGACGCGGAAGATGATGACTACGATATCGATGCCATCTCCGTCGCAGATGATGGGTATGGCCTCTCAGTACCCTATTTCCACAACATAGTGGCAAATCTAAGCAATTTGAGAGAGCTTTACCTTGATTATGTGAGTATAAATTCGTCTGCAGAAGGTTGCTTCAAAGCTCTAGCTAAATCTGTGCCACATCTGCGGGTTCTTAGCTTGGGGTACTGTGACCTCCAAGGTGATATCAGCTCTCTCTCAAGGTTGAAGTCTCTAGCCGTGATCAACCTCAGCGGCAATTCTGATATCACCCCCGGTCCATTTCCTGAGTTTCTCATGAATTTTCCCAACTTAAGAGTGCTCCAACTATCTGGTATTAATCTTCAAGGGTGGTTTCCTCGAGGAATGTTTCGATCAGAAAATCTAAGGGTGCTCGACTTGTCCGGGAATTCAAATCTGTCTGGCCACCTGCCAAGCTTTTCTAATGCCGCTTCTTTAGAAACACTATGGATAGACTGGACCAACATTACCTATGTTAAATCAAGCTATTGTAGTGGTTTCAAAGCATTAACAGAATTGTCTATTGATGGAAAAATTATTTCCACGGATTTCCTCTATTCATTTGGTATGCTTGCATCCTTGCGCAGATTATTCGTGACACAACTAGATTCACCAAGACAATTTGAATCACTCTTTTCTTGGTTTGGAGGCATCAAGAACCTGAGAAGCTTGGAGTTCAACTCCTGCGACTTCTCCATGACAATACCTTCATCCATTGGAAATCTCAAAAACTTAACACGTTTAGTCATTTCTGAGAGCAACCTCACAACACAAacattatcatcaattaccaatatTATGAACCTAAAATTTCTCAAAATCGAGTGCTATGATGGCTTCTTTGCTATTCCATCTGCTATTGGGAATATGACTAACTTGGAAAGATTGCACATCCTGAGTTGTTGGAGTTCTCGGCCAATAGGCCCAATACCACATGAAGTTGGCGCACTGAAGAAGCTGGAATCACTTGTACTACGTTCTATGGGTCTTTCTGGCAGAATACCAAGTACAATTGCTAATTTGACTCAACTGACTGAGCTGCAGCTTGGAGGAAATTATCTCAGCG GAGAAATCCCAACATCTCTTTTCACTCTTCCAGCTCTAGGCTACTTAGATCTTTCAGCAAACCAACTTTCTGGTCCCATAAATGAATTCGATGCTGCATCTTCATGCTTGAAGAATGTATACTTGAAAATGAATAATCTGACAGGGCAAATCCCCCGGTCATTGTTGGTACTCCCAAATTTGAAGGATCTCGAAATTGATGGCAACAACTTAATGGGCTCAGTGGATCTTGCGTCACTATGGGGGAAGAACCTCACTTCTTTATTTCTATCATACAATAAGCTGACTGTAATAGAAGGGGAAGGTATTAATAATTCTTTATCCACCTATCCCTATCAGCTTGTGAAGCTAGGTCTTGCTAGTTGCaatatgataaaaataccaaagtTAATAATGCATGCCAAGCACATGATTCTTCTAGACCTTTCAAGTAATAAAATCAGCGGGGATATACCAAGTTGGATATGGAATTATGACCTCATGGTGATAAAGCTTTCACACAACATGTTCACTGGCATGAAACTCAATTCATATGTTATCCCATTCAGTAATACCTTGGGCTATTTCAATCTTAGCTCCAACAGACTTCAAGGACTGATTCCTTTGCCAAGTTCATCAGCTGAAATATTGGATTATTCAAATAATAGTTTCTCCTCCCTTCTTCCAAACTTCACATTATACCTTAGCTCCACTGTGTATCTTAAGTTGTCACACAATAATATAAATGGTTATTTACCAGATTCAATTTGTCATTCACCTTTGGGACTCCTCGACTTGTCGTATAACAACTTTAGCGGACTATTACCACGATGCTTGATGGAAAATAGTCTGAGCATAATAAATTTGAGGGAGAATCAATTCAAAGGGATGCTACCTTCCAATATTCCAAATGGATGTCCTGTCCAGACAATAGATTTGAATGGCAATAAGATTGAAGGTCAGCTTCCAAGGACACTCAATAATTGCACTGACTTAGAGGTCCTTGACCTCGGAAGGAATGAAATAGCAGATACTTTTCCATCCTGGCTAGGGGGGCTTTTGAATCTTCGTGTACTTGTCTTGAGATCCAACAAGTTCCATGGTTCAATAGGTCATCTTGAAGATGAAAAATATAGAGAACACTTCTCAAGCTTGCAAATCATTGATCTGGCCTCAAACAATTTCTCTGGAAAATTGCATCCACAATGGTTTGAAAATTTGAAATCAATGAGGCAGGATAACAATAGTGGAGATATCATATATCATCCAAACATATCATCGGAACTTTACCAAGACTCTATCACAATATCATACAAAGGGTTCACCATGACCTTTGAAAGGATCTTAACTACCTTAACTGCAATAGACATATCAGACAATGCACTGGAAGGAAATATTCCTACTTTGATTGGAAATCTGCTTTCACTGCATGTACTAAACATGTCTCATAATGCCTTCACTGGACAAATTCCACCCCAACTTGGTAGCATAACTGCTCTGGAGTCCCTGGACCTGTCTTCCAACATGCTATCAGGTGAGATTCCGCAAGAGTTAACTGATCTCACTTTCCTTAGCACCTTGAATTTGAGCAATAACCAATTGGATGGAAGAATACCACAATCACATCAATTCGACACGTTCCAAGAGAGTTCATTTGATGGCAATGCAGGACTCTGTGGACCCCCTCTATCCAAAAAATGTGGCCCTTCGGATATTCCAAGTGAAACACATCTGAAAAACTCCTCTCATGGTGTCGATGTTGTTTTGTTTCTCTTTGTTGGTGTGGGCTTTGGAGTGGGATTTGCAGCAGCTATTCTATTGAAACTGGATTATTGGATCAGCAGGTGGTTCCATATTTTCAGGATTCTATGTTGA